From Actinomyces sp. oral taxon 171 str. F0337, one genomic window encodes:
- a CDS encoding alpha/beta fold hydrolase, which produces MRRALPAAGLLGAGIAIYSAAWALSLSRARTAARARLLAHPVRRMALSHGEVAYVDCGPQPSGGGSGFDPGSGCETILSVHGLYGGYDQALDSVGSLVEHCRVIAPSRFGYPGSAVRGDGSPAAQAAVFAALLDRLGIERVFVLGASAGGTPAIRFALDHPERVSGLILLSSAAPWPSRPATPPGRMGPPAIMNHDWIMWLLSPFFSPVLGMDPRTIHGMLPLSERRTGADIDASITNRDMAVHFEDYPIEELKPPVLLLHARNDRVAPFAPPAGHVQSSMHRYPDLTTSIFPTGGHLITGHGRQLEEAIRRFIGQHAG; this is translated from the coding sequence ATGAGACGCGCACTGCCCGCCGCGGGGCTCCTCGGCGCCGGGATCGCCATCTACAGCGCGGCGTGGGCCCTCAGCCTCAGCCGAGCCCGCACCGCAGCCCGCGCGCGACTACTCGCCCATCCGGTGCGAAGGATGGCCCTCAGTCACGGCGAGGTCGCCTACGTCGACTGTGGACCGCAGCCCTCGGGAGGAGGCTCCGGCTTCGACCCCGGCTCCGGCTGCGAGACGATTCTGTCGGTTCACGGGCTGTACGGCGGATACGACCAGGCGCTTGACAGCGTCGGGAGCCTGGTCGAGCACTGCCGGGTCATCGCGCCGTCGCGCTTCGGCTACCCCGGCAGCGCCGTGCGAGGCGACGGCTCGCCGGCCGCCCAGGCCGCCGTCTTCGCCGCATTGCTCGACCGTCTGGGGATCGAACGAGTCTTCGTCCTGGGAGCGTCGGCCGGCGGCACCCCTGCCATCCGCTTCGCCCTGGACCACCCCGAGCGCGTCTCGGGGCTCATTCTCTTGAGCTCGGCCGCGCCCTGGCCGTCCCGGCCCGCGACACCGCCCGGGCGCATGGGGCCGCCGGCAATCATGAACCATGACTGGATCATGTGGCTGCTCTCGCCATTCTTCAGTCCCGTCCTGGGCATGGATCCCCGGACCATCCACGGCATGCTCCCTCTGTCCGAACGCAGGACAGGGGCGGACATCGACGCCTCAATCACCAACCGGGACATGGCGGTGCACTTCGAGGACTATCCGATCGAGGAGCTCAAGCCACCCGTCCTGCTCCTGCACGCCCGGAACGACCGAGTAGCGCCCTTCGCTCCCCCGGCGGGGCACGTGCAGTCCTCCATGCACCGCTACCCGGACCTGACGACGTCGATCTTCCCCACCGGCGGTCACCTCATCACCGGCCACGGCCGCCAGCTCGAGGAGGCGATCCGCCGCTTCATCGGCCAGCACGCCGGCTGA
- a CDS encoding methyltransferase family protein: protein MERIFKRPPPAVLLAMAGLAQHTMTRGRSVTPSSMAAAAPVAGGSLCLLAGSAGNFLRHRTTVDPVRVERAQHLVVDGPNRLTRNPMYLGLTGVLLSHAIARRSPSAVIPLVGFAWLIDRYQIPAEEAALEARFGQDYLDYQEAVPRWLGIPGVSTRPRS from the coding sequence ATGGAACGGATCTTCAAGCGACCGCCTCCGGCAGTGCTGCTGGCGATGGCGGGGCTGGCGCAGCACACCATGACTCGTGGTCGGTCAGTGACGCCGTCATCGATGGCGGCGGCCGCTCCCGTTGCTGGGGGCTCACTGTGTCTGCTCGCCGGAAGTGCGGGCAACTTTCTTCGGCACCGCACCACGGTCGACCCGGTCAGGGTCGAGCGTGCGCAGCACCTCGTCGTGGACGGCCCCAACCGGCTGACGCGCAACCCCATGTACCTGGGCCTGACGGGAGTGCTGCTCTCGCACGCGATCGCGCGCAGGAGCCCGTCCGCGGTGATCCCTCTGGTCGGTTTCGCCTGGCTCATCGACCGCTACCAGATTCCGGCCGAGGAGGCGGCCCTGGAGGCGAGGTTCGGGCAGGACTACCTCGACTACCAGGAGGCTGTTCCCCGCTGGCTGGGTATTCCGGGCGTGTCGACGCGGCCCCGCTCATGA
- a CDS encoding dihydrolipoyl dehydrogenase family protein, which produces MSNESVPQQTSTYDVVVIGGGPAGENVAQYAIKGTDLTAVLVEGELLGGECSYYACMPSKAFLVPIEVAAASANLSGLRPAELSVLDLLKRRDEWVSRYNDAGQVRWAEGAGLDVVRGWARLDGERRVAVRTAEGERVLRARRAVVLATGAQPVMPAAFQGLEAWDSRDATGVQEIPRHLIVVGGGVVACEAATWMSALGCDVTMLVRGPRLLSAAESFASRLIEEALTARGVTVMTDARVTAAERSQASDTGLGRIHGGPVTVTCAGRTIEADEILVATGRRPFLTGIGLETVGLEPDDVLAGRLPDWLYAVGDASGEAQLTHIGKYRARVVGERIAAHAAGCESEPVPESIPVPQVVFTDPQLASSGLTEQRARALDHDVVTAQVGYTSAAGAALLRDDAHGEAKLVVDRQTGAVLGATFVGPGAGELIHAATIAITAGVPVHRLRHAVPAYPTASEIWLRLIESLPSELLHPKR; this is translated from the coding sequence ATGAGCAACGAGTCGGTACCTCAGCAGACCAGCACCTACGATGTCGTCGTGATCGGTGGCGGGCCGGCGGGGGAGAACGTCGCCCAGTACGCCATCAAGGGCACCGACCTGACCGCGGTCCTCGTTGAGGGCGAGCTCCTGGGCGGCGAGTGCTCCTACTACGCCTGCATGCCCAGCAAGGCGTTCCTCGTGCCTATCGAGGTCGCGGCGGCGTCCGCCAACCTCAGCGGCCTGCGCCCGGCCGAACTGTCCGTGCTCGATCTGCTCAAGCGTCGTGACGAGTGGGTTTCCCGCTACAACGACGCTGGTCAGGTGCGCTGGGCCGAGGGTGCCGGCCTCGACGTCGTTCGCGGATGGGCTCGCCTCGACGGCGAACGGCGCGTCGCCGTGAGAACCGCTGAGGGGGAGCGGGTCCTTCGCGCCCGCCGCGCCGTCGTTCTCGCCACTGGCGCGCAGCCCGTCATGCCTGCTGCGTTCCAAGGCCTTGAGGCCTGGGACTCGCGTGACGCCACCGGCGTGCAGGAGATCCCGCGGCATCTCATCGTCGTCGGTGGCGGGGTCGTCGCCTGCGAGGCCGCCACGTGGATGTCCGCCCTGGGCTGCGATGTCACCATGCTGGTGCGTGGTCCCCGCCTCCTGTCGGCTGCGGAGTCCTTCGCCTCCCGACTCATCGAGGAGGCTCTCACTGCCCGCGGTGTCACCGTCATGACGGATGCTCGGGTGACTGCCGCCGAGCGATCCCAGGCCAGTGACACCGGGCTCGGTCGTATCCATGGCGGCCCTGTCACGGTCACCTGCGCCGGTCGAACCATCGAGGCCGATGAGATTCTGGTCGCCACCGGCCGTCGCCCGTTCCTGACCGGCATAGGGCTGGAGACCGTCGGCCTGGAGCCCGACGACGTCCTGGCCGGTCGCCTGCCCGACTGGCTCTACGCCGTCGGCGACGCCAGTGGTGAGGCCCAGTTGACCCACATAGGTAAGTACCGAGCACGCGTTGTAGGGGAGAGGATCGCCGCCCATGCGGCGGGCTGCGAGTCCGAACCAGTGCCGGAGAGCATCCCGGTCCCGCAAGTCGTCTTCACCGATCCCCAGCTCGCCTCCAGCGGCCTGACCGAGCAGAGGGCCCGGGCCCTCGACCACGACGTCGTCACCGCCCAGGTCGGTTACACCTCGGCTGCTGGAGCTGCCCTCCTGCGCGACGATGCCCACGGTGAGGCCAAGCTCGTCGTCGACCGGCAGACGGGGGCCGTGCTGGGAGCCACCTTCGTGGGCCCTGGTGCGGGTGAGCTCATCCACGCCGCCACCATCGCTATCACTGCGGGCGTCCCCGTCCATCGGCTGCGTCACGCCGTGCCCGCCTACCCCACCGCCAGTGAGATATGGCTGCGCCTCATCGAATCCCTCCCGAGCGAGTTGCTCCACCCGAAGAGGTGA
- a CDS encoding Fic family protein yields MGQWIIGHWDNPHSSGLSRRDRRSGEYRAYVPNPLSGSSLRLSPDIEALAAQAEQRVRTLTISAAMTAVSRFLLRSEAIASSRIEGIAPSAHKVALAELGQYEEVKGLSAQARTVANNVTLVRAAVEEMNDTAPVDVERLLALHRSLLPDSPEHHGIRTVQNWLGGSSYHPIEADFVPPPPDLVPGLVEDLLRYLNGATHAPLIQAALVHAQFETIHPFTDGNGRVGRALIHTVLTRRGLLPGMVLPTSLVLSTLSHRYVEALSAYRGEDAADKTETSPGQQAWITFFLEAVMLACDQAEQISSELDDVRSDWATALEAWASRESTGRRPRSDSATSRILEGLPATPVLTISTASQIYGVSRTAATRGLETLRAAGILTTESIGAERRAYTARAVLDTITWAERRLASTRFDTRVSAPARAVPARPAPR; encoded by the coding sequence GTGGGGCAGTGGATCATTGGTCACTGGGATAACCCGCACAGCAGCGGACTGAGCCGTCGTGACCGCCGCTCAGGCGAGTACCGGGCTTACGTGCCGAACCCACTCAGCGGCTCCAGCCTGAGACTCAGTCCTGACATCGAGGCACTGGCGGCCCAGGCCGAGCAACGAGTGCGCACGCTCACCATCTCTGCCGCCATGACCGCCGTCTCGAGGTTTCTCCTACGCAGCGAGGCGATCGCCTCATCGCGGATCGAGGGGATCGCACCGTCGGCTCACAAGGTCGCGCTGGCAGAGCTCGGCCAGTATGAGGAGGTCAAGGGGCTCAGCGCTCAGGCACGCACCGTCGCCAACAATGTGACACTTGTTCGCGCAGCCGTGGAGGAGATGAATGACACGGCGCCGGTGGACGTTGAGCGGCTACTGGCTCTGCATCGCAGTCTCCTACCCGACTCACCGGAGCATCATGGAATCCGAACGGTTCAGAACTGGCTGGGAGGATCCTCGTATCACCCCATTGAGGCGGACTTCGTGCCACCTCCACCGGACCTGGTTCCTGGTCTGGTCGAGGACCTGTTGCGGTACCTCAACGGAGCCACGCATGCTCCACTCATTCAGGCGGCACTCGTCCACGCACAGTTCGAGACGATTCACCCGTTCACGGACGGTAACGGCCGCGTGGGCCGGGCACTCATCCACACGGTACTGACTCGCCGGGGGCTGCTTCCCGGCATGGTGTTGCCGACGAGCCTGGTCCTGTCGACGCTGAGTCATCGGTATGTCGAGGCGCTCTCCGCTTATCGGGGAGAGGACGCCGCTGATAAGACTGAAACCTCCCCCGGTCAACAGGCGTGGATCACCTTCTTCCTTGAAGCGGTTATGCTGGCCTGCGACCAGGCGGAGCAGATCTCCTCCGAGCTCGACGACGTGCGCTCCGACTGGGCAACCGCGCTTGAGGCATGGGCCAGCCGGGAGAGCACCGGTCGCCGCCCGCGCAGTGATTCGGCGACATCACGCATTCTTGAGGGACTGCCCGCCACTCCAGTCCTGACCATCTCCACGGCGTCGCAGATCTACGGGGTCTCGCGCACTGCGGCGACGCGAGGCCTTGAGACGCTCCGGGCTGCTGGGATCCTCACGACGGAGTCGATCGGCGCAGAGCGCCGCGCGTACACGGCCCGCGCAGTGCTGGACACCATCACCTGGGCCGAGCGCCGTCTGGCCAGCACACGCTTCGACACCAGAGTTTCCGCGCCGGCGCGTGCAGTTCCCGCACGGCCCGCGCCGCGTTAA
- a CDS encoding MDR family MFS transporter, whose amino-acid sequence MTQRTSTPASAGSALHEPGADFHPDRRFWAVYASLLVVMFLSAMDQTIVGTALPTIVGDLGGAAHMAWILTAYTLAITVAMPVYGKLGDLVGRKNLFLVAIALFLIGSALCGTADSMTQLIIYRFIQGLGGGGLMISSQAITGDLIPPRVRGTYMAPMGAMFGVASILGPIIGGWLTDSVSWRWTFWINLPLGVLAFIAIALVLRLPSSRLTSPIDWWGLGFMNAGAVAIVLMATWGGNQYAWTSPVIIGLGVVGLVCWGLFGFVETRAVDPILPWTILTSRTFIVSTLVGMLAMGGMIGVLSYLPTYLQMVYGYSATTSGLLLVPITIGMLLSSILSGVLVSRTERYKIYPVLGPLVAAGASFWLSRLSTTSPVWQISAATFLMGAGIGLFFQLLVTVVQNALPAKHLGTATSGNNFFREVGVSLGASLIGAAFSSGLTSNLTDRIGALARSADPTVLGALTQFKDADTSSLTPALVNKLPAALHDAVAGSYADALLPIFGWMIPLFVATSVVAVFLPEVPLSQKTAMEQVAEAEGAAETEVSEPTAPQEPNSSHEPAAP is encoded by the coding sequence ATGACTCAACGCACCTCGACGCCGGCCTCCGCCGGCTCAGCCCTCCACGAACCGGGGGCGGACTTCCACCCCGACCGCCGCTTCTGGGCGGTCTACGCCTCGCTCCTGGTGGTCATGTTCCTGTCCGCCATGGACCAGACGATTGTCGGCACGGCCCTGCCCACCATCGTGGGCGACCTCGGCGGCGCCGCCCACATGGCCTGGATCCTGACCGCCTACACCCTGGCCATCACCGTGGCCATGCCGGTCTACGGCAAGCTCGGCGACCTCGTGGGCCGCAAGAACCTCTTCCTGGTGGCCATCGCCCTGTTCCTGATCGGCTCGGCCCTGTGCGGCACCGCCGACTCCATGACCCAGCTCATCATCTACCGCTTCATCCAGGGGCTGGGCGGCGGCGGCCTCATGATCTCCTCCCAGGCGATCACCGGCGACCTCATTCCGCCGCGCGTGCGCGGCACCTACATGGCCCCCATGGGAGCCATGTTCGGCGTCGCCTCCATCCTGGGGCCCATCATCGGCGGCTGGCTCACCGACTCCGTCTCCTGGCGCTGGACCTTCTGGATCAACCTACCGCTGGGCGTCCTCGCCTTCATCGCCATCGCTCTGGTACTGCGCCTGCCCAGCAGCCGCCTGACCAGCCCCATCGACTGGTGGGGGCTCGGATTCATGAACGCCGGTGCGGTCGCCATCGTCCTCATGGCCACCTGGGGCGGCAACCAGTACGCGTGGACCAGCCCGGTCATCATCGGCCTGGGCGTCGTCGGACTGGTCTGCTGGGGGCTGTTCGGCTTCGTTGAGACGCGCGCCGTCGACCCCATCCTGCCCTGGACGATCCTCACCAGCCGCACCTTCATCGTCTCCACGCTCGTCGGCATGCTCGCGATGGGAGGCATGATCGGTGTGCTGAGCTACCTGCCCACCTACCTCCAGATGGTCTACGGCTACTCGGCCACCACCTCCGGCCTGCTCCTGGTGCCGATCACCATCGGGATGCTCCTGTCCTCGATCCTCTCCGGCGTGCTCGTCTCGCGCACCGAACGCTACAAGATCTACCCGGTCCTGGGGCCCCTGGTCGCCGCCGGCGCCTCCTTCTGGCTCTCCCGCCTGTCGACGACGTCGCCCGTCTGGCAGATCTCCGCGGCCACCTTCCTCATGGGGGCGGGCATCGGGCTGTTCTTCCAGCTCCTGGTCACCGTGGTGCAGAACGCTCTGCCGGCCAAGCACCTGGGCACGGCCACCAGTGGCAACAACTTCTTCCGCGAGGTCGGTGTCTCCCTGGGAGCCTCGCTCATCGGCGCGGCCTTCTCCTCCGGTCTGACCTCCAACCTCACGGATCGGATCGGGGCGCTGGCCCGCAGTGCGGACCCGACCGTCCTGGGAGCGCTGACCCAGTTCAAGGACGCCGACACCTCCTCGCTCACTCCCGCCCTGGTCAACAAGCTGCCTGCCGCCCTGCACGACGCCGTGGCCGGCTCCTACGCCGACGCCCTCCTGCCGATCTTCGGGTGGATGATCCCGCTGTTCGTCGCGACCTCCGTCGTCGCCGTCTTCCTGCCCGAGGTGCCCCTGTCCCAGAAGACCGCGATGGAGCAGGTCGCCGAGGCCGAGGGTGCGGCTGAGACTGAGGTCAGCGAACCCACGGCACCGCAGGAGCCGAACTCATCCCATGAGCCGGCGGCGCCGTAG
- a CDS encoding class I SAM-dependent methyltransferase, whose product MIGAGVQETLFFPLLGRARAARSWPSCFQDSWSERLVSMVSAFRPGVEDMDMGEMPAAIYALRHLAAVTEIRRYLDTHPEAAVVDLGCGLDRLVDEVDNGRALIYNLDFPDVLESRRTWVEPHERERELPFSLTDHRWMDEVDASGGLIAVASGVFYFLETSSVRDLVNAMSHRFPGGRLVYDSESPEMVAMSEQAVRDRGIDAAPMPFRVVDPCAAHTWSPRVSQIRVNFDLSSYAADPSALPAQVLEGCAQMRQGRALYEVIADFAVSGEPC is encoded by the coding sequence ATGATCGGCGCAGGGGTTCAGGAGACTCTCTTCTTCCCGCTTCTGGGGCGGGCTCGTGCTGCGCGAAGCTGGCCGAGCTGCTTTCAGGACTCCTGGTCCGAGCGCCTGGTCTCGATGGTCTCCGCCTTCCGCCCTGGCGTCGAGGACATGGATATGGGCGAGATGCCCGCCGCCATCTACGCCTTGCGCCACCTTGCCGCCGTGACGGAGATCCGGCGCTACCTGGACACCCACCCCGAAGCCGCCGTCGTCGATCTCGGCTGCGGACTGGATCGTCTCGTTGACGAGGTCGACAACGGTCGGGCGCTGATCTACAACCTGGACTTCCCCGACGTTCTCGAGTCCCGACGCACCTGGGTCGAGCCCCATGAGCGAGAGCGGGAGCTCCCCTTCTCCTTAACCGATCATCGCTGGATGGATGAAGTCGACGCCAGCGGCGGACTGATTGCCGTGGCCTCCGGGGTCTTCTACTTCCTGGAGACCAGCTCAGTTCGAGACCTCGTCAACGCGATGTCCCACCGCTTTCCCGGCGGCCGTCTGGTCTACGACTCCGAGTCCCCGGAGATGGTCGCGATGAGCGAGCAGGCCGTCCGGGATCGAGGAATCGACGCGGCCCCCATGCCCTTCCGGGTCGTCGACCCCTGCGCCGCACACACCTGGAGTCCCCGCGTCTCCCAGATCAGGGTGAACTTCGACCTGTCCTCCTACGCCGCCGATCCCTCAGCCCTTCCTGCACAGGTACTCGAGGGCTGCGCTCAGATGAGGCAGGGTCGGGCTCTCTATGAGGTCATCGCCGATTTTGCCGTCTCAGGGGAACCCTGCTGA
- a CDS encoding PadR family transcriptional regulator, whose product MSLSSSAFWILTSLANGRRHGYQILRETALLSDGAARLKPTTLYATLERLESKDLIRSDGQEVVDGRARRYYRITETGIDLLTAETRALERSVRAARASLSAARPRPHTARWGVA is encoded by the coding sequence ATGTCACTGTCCTCATCAGCCTTCTGGATTCTCACCTCACTCGCCAACGGGCGCCGGCACGGCTACCAGATCCTGCGGGAGACGGCGCTGCTGTCCGACGGCGCAGCCCGCCTGAAGCCCACCACTCTGTACGCGACCCTCGAGCGCCTGGAGAGCAAGGACCTCATCCGCTCCGACGGCCAGGAGGTCGTTGACGGCAGAGCCCGGCGCTACTACCGCATCACCGAGACCGGCATCGACCTGCTGACCGCTGAGACGCGGGCACTGGAGCGTTCCGTGAGAGCCGCTCGGGCTAGCCTGAGCGCCGCGCGCCCCCGGCCGCACACCGCGCGTTGGGGGGTGGCCTGA
- a CDS encoding RpiB/LacA/LacB family sugar-phosphate isomerase: protein MRIAIGAPGNGALLKEAIEERLVEDERVSDVVDLSAPDITYPEVSFRVARAVAEGRADRGVLICGTGVGTAIAANKVPGVRAATAHDLLTVRGSVENYDAQILCMGQNVIAAPAAWALIDIWLDLRHDPTSSYGPKVGEIAAYEARLHS from the coding sequence ATGCGAATCGCCATCGGTGCCCCGGGCAATGGAGCCCTCCTGAAGGAGGCCATCGAAGAGCGGTTGGTCGAGGATGAGCGCGTGAGCGACGTCGTCGACCTGTCCGCACCGGACATCACCTACCCGGAGGTCTCCTTCCGGGTCGCCAGAGCGGTCGCCGAGGGGCGGGCCGACCGCGGTGTTCTCATCTGCGGCACCGGCGTGGGAACCGCCATCGCCGCCAACAAGGTCCCGGGGGTGCGTGCGGCGACCGCGCACGACCTGCTCACCGTGCGCGGCTCGGTGGAGAACTACGACGCCCAGATCCTGTGCATGGGGCAGAACGTCATCGCGGCCCCCGCCGCCTGGGCGCTCATCGACATCTGGCTCGACCTGCGCCACGACCCCACCAGCAGCTACGGCCCCAAGGTCGGCGAGATCGCCGCCTACGAGGCGCGCCTCCACTCCTGA
- a CDS encoding alpha/beta hydrolase has product MNATTEHAPVGAWGPDFLGPGFEARTLELLPDDEDDGAVATLVRHLPALDPGALPSTPSSPSFIYLYLHGWNDYFFQTHLAREISRLGGAFYALDLRRYGRSWREGQMLGWCTSLAEYDEDLGLALSAIRAEQGWETELVLSGHSTGGLVASLWADRHPGALRALVLNSAWLSLQGSELVRTVGDPVLRTLALRDPRMSILDGWVDPARVFSITDGWLPERDGELPDPAWAEDPYVTGWDINPAWSIKPSAPVRVGWLQAVMEGHNRVAQGLDIRCPVLSMGSASTRLGVTWTPESRSADTIIDADATARRAVMLGKLVTIARFPGGVHDLTLSEPPVREQVFSALRRWMAAYVLR; this is encoded by the coding sequence GTGAACGCAACGACCGAGCACGCTCCGGTGGGCGCCTGGGGACCGGACTTCCTGGGCCCGGGTTTCGAGGCCCGCACCCTGGAGCTGCTGCCCGACGACGAGGACGACGGCGCCGTCGCCACCCTGGTGCGCCACCTGCCGGCCCTCGACCCCGGCGCCCTGCCGAGCACCCCCTCCTCCCCCTCCTTCATCTACCTCTACCTGCACGGCTGGAACGACTACTTCTTCCAGACCCACCTGGCCCGCGAGATCTCCCGCCTGGGCGGCGCCTTCTACGCACTGGACCTGCGCCGCTACGGCCGCTCCTGGCGCGAGGGCCAGATGCTGGGCTGGTGCACCTCGCTGGCCGAGTACGACGAGGACCTGGGGCTGGCCCTGTCCGCCATCCGCGCCGAGCAGGGCTGGGAGACCGAGCTCGTCCTGTCCGGTCACTCCACGGGCGGGCTCGTCGCCTCCCTGTGGGCCGACCGCCACCCGGGGGCCCTGCGCGCCCTGGTCCTCAACTCCGCCTGGCTCTCGCTCCAGGGATCCGAGCTCGTGCGCACCGTCGGCGACCCGGTTCTGCGCACCCTGGCGCTGCGTGACCCGCGCATGTCGATCCTCGACGGCTGGGTCGACCCGGCTCGCGTCTTCTCCATCACCGACGGCTGGCTCCCCGAGCGTGACGGCGAGCTGCCCGATCCCGCCTGGGCCGAGGACCCCTACGTGACCGGTTGGGACATCAACCCCGCCTGGTCGATCAAGCCCTCCGCGCCCGTGCGCGTGGGCTGGCTCCAGGCCGTCATGGAGGGCCACAACCGCGTCGCCCAGGGCCTGGACATCCGCTGCCCGGTGCTGTCCATGGGCTCGGCCTCCACCCGCCTCGGGGTGACGTGGACTCCGGAGTCGCGCAGCGCGGACACGATCATCGACGCCGACGCCACCGCCCGCCGCGCCGTCATGCTCGGCAAGCTGGTGACCATCGCCCGCTTCCCCGGCGGGGTCCACGACCTCACCCTGTCCGAGCCGCCCGTGCGCGAGCAGGTCTTCTCCGCCCTGCGCCGCTGGATGGCCGCCTACGTGCTGCGCTGA
- a CDS encoding TetR/AcrR family transcriptional regulator, with amino-acid sequence MTGTDLRATQAQRTRAAIRAAALTLTRERGYAAMTVDDVAALAGVSRRTVFNHFSSKADLLVVGLEPPAPSVVEAFVNGSGSLLEDLGVLLASGAESVESERGWLLSFPEIVRDNPEVERAVHERLRIVAQSLAEAAARRLGGEPDDPRPRAVVALAMAIQRSSLDLWCGRSHPWEERREAAVRPEVPEASRTPGVSEASGQCSQARLVDAVRAMAEAISEVVAPPRSQASASTAPGDSTPSGSPG; translated from the coding sequence GTGACCGGAACCGACTTGCGCGCCACCCAGGCGCAACGCACCCGCGCCGCCATCCGCGCCGCCGCGCTCACCCTGACCCGGGAGCGCGGTTACGCCGCGATGACAGTCGATGATGTCGCCGCCCTCGCCGGAGTCTCCCGGCGCACCGTCTTCAACCACTTCTCCTCCAAGGCCGACCTCCTCGTCGTCGGCCTGGAGCCCCCGGCGCCCTCGGTCGTCGAGGCCTTCGTCAACGGCTCCGGAAGCCTCCTGGAGGACCTTGGCGTCCTGCTGGCCTCCGGTGCCGAGTCCGTCGAGTCCGAGCGCGGCTGGCTCCTGTCCTTCCCGGAGATCGTGCGGGACAACCCGGAGGTGGAGCGTGCCGTTCACGAGCGGCTGCGAATCGTCGCCCAGTCCTTGGCGGAGGCCGCCGCTCGCCGGCTGGGGGGCGAGCCCGACGACCCGCGCCCCCGTGCCGTCGTCGCCCTGGCCATGGCCATCCAGCGCAGCTCTCTGGACCTGTGGTGCGGACGCTCCCACCCCTGGGAGGAACGCCGTGAGGCGGCAGTGCGCCCGGAGGTCCCCGAAGCCTCCAGGACTCCCGGGGTCTCCGAGGCCTCAGGCCAGTGCTCCCAGGCCCGATTGGTCGACGCCGTCCGCGCGATGGCCGAGGCGATCTCCGAGGTCGTCGCCCCACCCCGATCCCAGGCATCAGCCTCCACAGCTCCCGGTGACTCGACGCCGTCGGGCTCGCCGGGATAG